Below is a window of Allomuricauda ruestringensis DSM 13258 DNA.
GAAGTATTGGGGGCAATGGGGATAATGGCTTCCAACCCATCAACTCCTGTTGTCGCCGCAGCAAGTGGGATGGTTCCGTTGTAAGAGGTTCCCGTCATGCCCACTTTTCCCGTGGACCAATAGGCCTTTACTTCTTTATCGCCGTCACGTTCAGTATAGCCTTTGGCTCTTCCATTGAGCCAATCTATCACCGCTTTGGGGGCTAGGGATTCATTGTTGCCTCCTACGGTTGGGGCTCCATCGGAAAGCCCGGTGCCCGGGGAAGAGGAGTGGACCACAATATAGCCTCTTGGTACCCATGTCCTTACTTGGGAGTTCGAAATTATGGGACGCTCTCCTATACGTGTTACGTTCGGGTGTTTACGAGGCTCCCCAGACTCACCGAGTTCATGCTTCACATCCCAAAAAATTCCTTTATCCATACCAGCGGTTCCTGCATAGTACGGGCTGGATTCGTAAATAACAGGAAGTTTCAGGTTTTCGGAGTCCGTTTGTTCTGGGCGTGTCACATCCACATGCATACGATCTAGTTTACCGTCACCATCCGAATCAAAAGTCGTTTCTACCCAAAGATCATGGCGTATCCATGTACTTGGGTCAGAAAAAGCTTCTACTACTTGGGCTTCTCCATTTTCAAAAATAGGGGATGCTTTTTTTGCTATTTGGCCTTGGCCAACCAGCATAAAGGCCATTAAAAATACTCCCAGTATCCCAATTTTATTTGATACTCTTTTCATCATACAATCCATATTTTAAAAATATTCCCTGTTATTGTGGAATGTGCTTCTAAGATAATAAATCTTAAATAGGGATTTGAATTTCTGATTCACCTAAACTTTGTTTTTATTATCCAATTAATGGTAGGGAGCGAGGAGCGAGTGGCAAGAAATCTTACTTTATCAAAAACAATGGATTTTAAATCAGCAGTGGTTTATTATCTTTAACAGCTATTTTAATAGAATGCCTTGATTTCAAAAACTACCATAGACCAAGTATATGAAACCGCCCGATTGGAGGAGGTAATCGGCGATTTTGTGCAATTGAAGAAATCCGGTTCCAATTTTAAGGGGCTTAGCCCATTTACCGATGAGCGTACCCCCAGCTTCATGGTTTCGCCCGTTAAGCAAATCTGGAAGGATTTTAGTAGCGGAAAAGGAGGGAATGTGGTGGCTTTTTTAATGGAGCACGAGCACTTTACCTATCCCGAGGCCATTAAGTACTTGGCTAAAAAATACAATATTGAGGTAGAGGAGACCGAGCAGACAGATGAGCAAAAGGAGCAGGCCAATGAGCGGGAAAGCATGTATTTGGTCTCTGAATACGCCCAAAAGTATTTTGCGGAAACGCTATGGAACAGTGAACCCGGCAAAGCCATTGGTCTTACCTATTTTAAGGAACGTGGATTTACCGACGAGACCATAAAACGGTTTGGACTGGGGTATAGTTTGGACGAGTGGGAGGCCTTTACAAAAGAGGCATTGGATAAAGGATATCAGTTGGAGTTTTTGGAGAAAACCGGTCTTACCATTGTTAAGGAGAAAGCTGGTGGAGAAAACCGAACGTTCGATAGATTTAAGGGTAGGGTAATGTTTCCCATACATTCCATGAGTGGGCGGGTACTTGGATTTGGTGGACGAATATTGACCAACGACAAAAAGGCGGCCAAATATTTAAACTCGCCCGAAAGCGAGATTTACCATAAGAGCAAGGTGCTTTATGGTATCTATTATGCCAAGCAGGCCATTGCCAAGGAAGGCAATTGTTTTTTGGTAGAAGGTTATACCGATGTCATCCAAATGTACCAACGGGGAGTGGAAAATGTGGTGTCATCCAGTGGAACGGCATTGACCCCCGAGCAGATTCGTTTGATCAATAGGCTCACCAAAAATATTACGGTCCTGTTCGATGGGGATGCGGCCGGATTGCGTGCATCGCTCCGCGGTATCGACCTCATTTTGGAACAGGGCATGAATGTGAAGGTATGTACCTTTCCCGAAGGTGAAGACCCGGACAGTTTTGCCAAAAACAATACCTACGAGGATGTAGTGCTTTATCTTCAAGAGAATTCCAAAGACTTTATCCAGTTCAAGACCTCTTTGTTGGCAAAAGAGGCAGCTAATGATCCTATAAAAAGAGCTGATACGGTTAGGGATATCGTAAATAGTATCAGTAAGATTCCCGATCGTATCCGTCAGGAAATATATGTTCAGGAATGTGCAAAGATCATGCAGATTTCTGAAGATGTACTCTACAATACCTTGGCTCAGATTGATAAAAAGCATCAGACGGAAGCCTCTAAAAAAGTAAGGAAAGAACAAAAGGCCTTCGAAGTTGTCAAGAACGATGCCGTTGTGGAAAAGGTGGACGTTCAGTATGAGTTGGAACGCAAGATCATTGAAGTTCTTTTGCTATATGGAGACCAAAAACAAGAGTTTGAGGATTTGGTATTAAAGGAAAATGACGAAGGTGAACTGGTGCTTGAACCAGAGATTGTAGAGGCCAAAGTATATGAAAAAGTATATTTGGATCTTCAGGATGATGAAATCGAGCTGACCAACGGGCAATTTAAAACCATTTATTATAAGTTGATCGAAAAACTTAACGAAGATGCTGATTTTTCGGTAAGTACATTTTTATCCGATTTGGACCAAGAAACCGTCTCGCAAGTATCTTCAATTTTGATGGAAGAAGAGCAGTATGTGTTGCATGATTGGGAACGACGGGACATCTATCCAAAAGAGAAGCAGATAGGCGTTGCCCAATTGGTAGGGGAAACCATTCTTACCCTACGTTGCAACTTGATTAAAAACCGAATCGAAAAGCTAAAGGAGAGAACCCAAGACAGCCAGGGCGACAATACGGAAGTTTTGGAAGAGATAATGAATTATCTTCAACTAAATAAATTGTTGAACGCCAAATTGAACCGCGTACTTTCCTAAAAATATAAAACCCCTTTCAATTTAAATTGAAAGGGGTTTCCACAATAGTTGGTTTGGTTGGGTATTCCTAATAGAGTTCCAGGGCTTTTGCCTGTTGTAGCAAGTCCACCAAATTATCCACGTTCAACTTCTTCATCAAGCGGGCTTTGTATGTACTTACTGTTTTTTCGTTCAAGTTTAATCCTTCGGCAACTTCTTTGTTCCTTTTTCCACTGGCCAAAAGTTTGAGTACCTCGACCTCTCTGGAAGAAAGTTTTCTGAAGAATCTTCTAGGTTTTTGGGTGCCTTCGTCAAAAGCAAGGCGTTGCGCCAGTTCGTTTGTGATAAACATATTTCCTTCGCTGACTTTTTTAACTGCGGAAATAATGTATTCCAAATCAGCGGTTTTGGATAAGTAACCAAATGCACCGGCGCGAATGGTGCTGAGCGCGTAAACATCTTCTGACTGTCCACTGTACATTAAAGTTTTAATGTCCGGAAAGTCCACTTTCATTTTTCTAAGGGTAGCAATTCCATTTATTTCTGGAATGTCCATCTCTAAAATAACTACATCGGGGGCTACGGTTTTCAATGTATTAAAAAGCTCCTTGGTAGTTGAAACATCAGCAATAACTTCAATATCTGAACTTGATTCAAGTACCTGTCTAATACCAAGCCTAACAATAGGATGGTTGTCAGCTATCAATACTTTTATCATTTTTTTAGGTTTAATTTAATAAATGGTTAGTGGCTAAATACTTACAACACATAGCGGGCAAGATAAGAATTTAATAATGTAAAATTGTACTTTTTTTCTTAAAACCATAGTTTTTTTGAGGTTTTTTCGTTTTTAACTGGGGTTTTATAGGTGAACGGTTATTTTAACTCGCTGGGAATCTCACAAATAGGTATGGGTACCATCTTATGTTTGTTGGCGATATTGTACTTTTTATAGATAGCAAACACTTCTTTTTCCCTACCTGAAAAATCATTGGCTATTTTACCTTGGTCATCCATTTGCATGGCCCATTCCAGTTCCGGATAAGAAGCCCCGATTTGGTCTTCATCAGTTCGGCTATCGCCCCAAAGCCCATCGGTTGGCGCAGCTTCCATAATATCTTGATTTACACCGAGCGCCCTTCCAAGTTCGTAAACCTCTGTTTTGACCAAGTCGGCAATTGGGCTAAGGTCAACACCGCCATCACCATATTTAGTGTAAAAACCAACACCGAAATCCTCCACCTTGTTTCCTGTACCAGCAACCAAATACCCTTCGAGGGCCGCAAAATAATAGAGAGTGGTCATACGCAACCTGGCCCTTGTATTGGCAAGGGACATAAAACGATCTTCTTCTTTCTCCACTTTTGGGAATGCGTCCACTAGGCTATCAAATACAGGCGTTAGGTTAACGGCCTGTCTGGAGACGTTTGGGAAGTTTTTGATCAACCAATCAATATGTTTGTCCGCACGGGTTACTTGGTTTTCGCCTTGGTGAATAGGCATTTCCAAACATAAAAGGTCCAATCCTGTTTTGGCACAGAGTGTTGAGGTTACTGCGGAATCAATTCCGCCAGAGACTCCAATTACAAAACCTTTACATTTTGCGTTTTCGGCATACTCTTTTAGCCAATCAACAATATGGGTTATAACCTTTTCTGTTTGCATATCTTACTATTTAGATTCAATAAATTACCTTTGTGCCCTGTAAATTTAAACCCTGTACCCTTAAAAATGAAGTGGTTGTTAAAATACTTTGCGATTCCGGTATTTAGAAGTTTTGTTTTGGTGATGATTCTACTTTTTTCATCATGTGGAGAAACGGATAAGACCAAGGAAGAAATCGATAAGGTCGCCATTGATTTACAGATTTCAAGGTTTGATCAAGAATTTGCCAAGGCAACTGCGAACGATATTCCCAAATTAAAGGCCAAGTACCCTTATTTGTTCCCGGAACAGTTCCCGGATAGCGTCTGGGTGGCCAAACTAACGGATACCCTTCAAGTGGAGCTTTCAAATGAGGTAGCCAAAGCTTTTGGCAATTTTGAACAGGAATCCAAGGATTTGGAATCGCTTTTTAAGCATATTGAATATTATTTTCCGGAAACCGAAACACCCCATGTGGTAACACTTACTTCGGATGTTAGATACGATAGTCGGGTTATTTTGGCGGATTCCCTTTTGTTGATCGGTCTCGATAACTATTTGGGGGAGGACCATCATTTTTATGAGGGGATTCAAAGGTATATCGCGGCATCTTTGGACAAAAAGTTTTTAACCTCCGATGTGGTAAGTGCTTTCTCCAAAAAAGTACTTGCTTACCCAAGAAACCGAACCTTGCTTTCTCGAATGGTATATTATGGTAAAGAACTTTACCTAAAAGATAAATTGATACCCTTGGCCACTGATGCCCAAAAAATTGGATATTCCGAAGAGGAAATGGAATGGGCAAAAGCCAATGAAGAACAAATGTGGAAGTATTTTGTAGAGCGCGAACTGATGTATAGTACCGATACGGGGTTGGATAGAAAATTCTTGGATCCAGCACCCTTCACCAAATTTGGATTGGAGCTGGACAATGAATCGCCCCCACGCTTGGGACGATATATGGGGTGGCAAATTGTAAGGGCCTTTATGGAGAAGACGGACACAGACTTAAAGCAAATGTTGAATTTGCCCGCGGATGAAATTTTAAAAAAATCAAATTACAAACCAAAATAATAAATGGCAGTAGAACATACTTCGGAGATAACCTTGACAGTTGGATTGGATGAGAACCGAGTGCCCGAGGAATTGAAATGGTCGGCGCAAGATGGCGGGATTAATGAGGAAGAGGCCAAGGCCATGATGCTGTCCGTGTGGGATAGCAAAAATCAGGAATCCTTAAAAATCGACCTTTGGACCAAAGATATGCCAGTGGACGAAATGAAGGTATTTTTCCATCAAACCTTGGTGACCATGGCCGATACCTTTTTCAAGGCCACCCAAGATGAAAAAATGACGGCTACCATGAAGGATTTCTGTGATTATTTTGCAGAAAAGCTGGAATTGAAAAAATAAGATTAGAGCCTGTTTGGGAATTTGTGATTGGAATTGGTATAGGTCATTTTTGATGCAGTTTGAGGCGTAATTTTTAAGCATAGCCATGGCTACGGTTCAAAATTATAACGAAAAAATGCCCAAAAAGGGGCATACGAAAACAATTGGCAAATTCCTAAACAGGCACTTAATCCAAAGGGTCGTTTGTACGGTCAAATTTTGCCTTATCTGCTCCCTTAAGGTTCAACGCACGTTCAATCTTTTGTTTTGTGGGCCGTTGGAGGAACAGATAGCATATTAGAAATACACCTATAATTAGATAGGTGAGGTTTTGGGAGTTGGCAAAAACAACGATGCAAAAAAGAGCGCCACCCTCCATCAATCCATATTTTATAATGGATGCGGTTTGGAATTTTGCCAACTTATTCTTTAATGTAGCGTTTTCGGGCAAGGACTTTAGGTTTTTCTTGAAGATAAGGTCTCCCAAAAAAATACTGGCTAATGCAACAACGGGTACTATGGCCAAAAATATGTCGCTGGAGTTGGAAAAATTTAACGCTGCGTCCCCAGTTTTAAAATAAAAAAAAGCGCCAAGTACCACAGGGGCAGCTGCAATTCCCATATGTAAAATGGACATGGTTTTTAGAAATCCTCCAGGAGTATAGTTATTGATTGTATTCTTCATGGTAGTAGGTGTTTAGTAATCCTAAAATACCAATATTCCCATAAAAATTTATTTTGATGGATGTTTTTTTATGAAGACCTTAAAATGAAGAGGCTGTCCAAAAAGCAAATTGTCCGTTAATTTGAGCGTCCCGATAGCTTTCGGAAAGAACCTAAAGTGTGTTGATGGTCAATAGGTTTCAATTGTGCCCAACCTGACAAAGTTGAAAATTTATTGTTTTTTGGACAACCTCAATCATTTATGTTGGGTCAAAGTTTTAACGACCAGTTTGAGAAAGGCTCATCGGAACTTCCATGAGCAATACCCTACTGTTGGTATTTGATTTAAAGTCAAAGGAATCTGTTTCCCAAAGACCAAATCCATCCCTTTTTTCAAGTTTTTGCCTATTGATCTCAACTTCGCCCTCCAATACAAAGGCATATACCCCGTTTCCTTCCTTTTTTATTTGATAGGTATCGGTTGCGCCTGCTTGAAAATTTCCCAAATGGAACCAAGCATCTTGATGCACCCAAACACCTTCATCATCAGGGTTAGGGGAAAGCACTTGATAGAAAGCATTCTCTTTCTCAATCTCTCTAATGGAAATTTGGTCGTATCGGGGCTCCACATTTCGTTTGTTCGGGAAAACCCATATCTGTAAAAACTTAACCTCTTGGTCGGCGTTTTTGTTGTACTCACTATGTTGAATGCCAGCACCGGCACTCATCACCTGGACATCACCTTCCTTTATTGTGGTGGTGTTGCCCATGCTGTCCTTGTGTTCCAAATCGCCTTCCAAAGGAATGGAGATAATTTCCATATTATCGTGCGGATGTGTTCCAAAACCTCTGCCTGGGGCTACCTGGTCATCATTAAGAACACGCAAAACCCCAAAGTGCATACGCTCAGGGTCGTTGTAGCCCGCAAAACTAAAAGTATGATGAGAGTTTAGCCAACCATGGTCAGCATGGCCACGAGTTGTTGCTTTGTGCAATACAGATTTCATAGTATCAATCTTTTATTTTAAAATTGCTGTTTTTAGATGTAGGATTAGTCGTAAAACACAACATAATCTTACCGCTGGGTGGATTCTGGAAATGGACTTATAAGCTATTTGTTGCTCTGGAAAAACTCTTGGTTAATGCCATCAATAAATTCCAAAAGTTCTTCCTTGCCCATCCGGTTTGTGGACGAAGTGGTAAAATGTGGAGGAACCTCTTCCCAAGCACACTCCAATAATTTTTGAAGGTAGGTATTGGCCTGTTTTTCAATAACGGAGGGTTTTAGTTTGTCAGCCTTGGTAAAAATAATGGCAAACGGAATCTGATTGGTGCCCAGCCATTCCATGAACTCTAGGTCCACAGGTTGGGGTTCGTGTCGAATATCGACCAAAACAAAACCACAGACCAGCTGTTTTCTTTTTTGAAAATACTCAGTGATGTACTTCTGAAATGTTCTTTTGTCCTTTTTAGAAACCTTGGCGTAGCCGTAACCGGGCAAATCTACCAAAAACCAATTGTTATTGATCTTAAAATGATTGATGAGCTGTGTTTTACCTGGTCGACCCGATGTTTTGGCCAACGCTTTGCGCTCCACCAACATATTGATCAACGAAGACTTCCCTACATTGGACCTGCCGATAAAGGCGTATTCCGGTAAAGGCTCGTTGGGGCATTTGGCAACATTGGAGTTGCTCATTACAAATTCTGCAGAGGTAATTTTCATGCCTAGAAGTTACGCTTTTTCAGCCAAGCTTCCAGAATGTGGTTAAAATCGTTGGGGTGTTCCATCATGGGGGCATGGCCACATTTTTCTATCCAATACAGGTCGGAATCGGGTAACAGTTCATGGAATTCTTTGGCTACATTTGGTGGTGTCACCGTATCATTTTCTCCCCAAATAATACAAGTTGGCGTGTTCATGTGGGGTAGATCTTTGGACATGTTGTGTCGGATGGCACTTTTAGCAATGGCCAATGTCTTTACCAACTTCATTCGATTATTTACTGTGGCAAAAACCTCGTCCACAATTTCCTTGGTGGCCACTTTGGGGTCGTAAAATACGTCCTCGGCCTTCTTTTTAATGAACTCGTAGTCGCCGCGTTTAGGGTATCCATCACCCATGGCACTCTCGTAAAGTCCAGAACTACCTGTAATAACCAGAGCTTTGACCATTTCCGGGAACATTTTGGTGTGCAATAGCCCAATATGTCCACCAAGGGAATTGCCCAGCAAAATTACATCCTTCAATCCTTTGTGCTCAATAAACCCTTCCAAAAATGTAGCAAAGTTCTTTACCGTGGTTTTTAGGAGCGGCATATCGTAAATAGGCAGCTCGGGAATAAGCACCTGATATCCTTTAGGCGGGAAATATTCGGATACGCCCTGGAAGTTGCTCAAACCTCCCATCAAACCGTGCAATATAATCATGGGAGTCCCTTCTCCCTTTTCTATATATCGGTACTTGCCATCCTCGATTAAATGCTCTTCCATCTATAGTTAGTTGGTAGTAAGAGGCGCAAATATAGGAATTTCATATCACAAAGATTTTAGGTTTTAATCAGAACTGCGATAAGTTTTTTAATCGAGCCAATTCTATTCTCGAATGAGTTTGCCGATCCCAAGATTGATTCAGGGTCGAATCAGGAGTTTTTCATCGAAAAGTGGATAATTTATTAACAAAAGTGGTGTTTAGTGGAGAAATGTGGAAATAAAATCTATATATTTGAGTTGTATTAAGTAACCAATTGATTTCTAGTGACCCATATCATAGGACAACATGATTGTAAAGCTGATTCCAAAGGAAGGGTATTGTTACCTATTTCTTTGAAAAATCAGTTGTTGCCTGTTTTAAAGGAAGGGTTTGTTATTAAAAGATCGGTTTTTCAGCAATGTTTGGAATTGTACCCCAAGCAAGAGTTCGATGTCCTCATGCAGAAAGTCATGAAGAAAAGCAAAATCAACCGAAAGTACGATGCTTTCGTGAGAAACTTTGTGGCAGGTATGAAGGAAGTGAGCATTGATGGGGATTCCGGAAGATTGCAGATTCCAAAAAACTTGGTGGAGTTCGCTGGAATTGAGAAAGAAGTGGTTTTGAATGCGGTTTTTGATAAAATCGAGATTTGGAACAAGGATATGTACGAGAAGGTCTTGGCGGAAGGCGAGAAAGATTATGCCGATCTGGCCGAGGAGATTTTTGACGACGATGAGTAGTGCATACCACAATCCGGTGTTGCTGAAGGAGTCAGTGGACGGATTGAACATAAAGGAAAATGGGGTGTATGTGGATGTCACCTTTGGCGGCGGCGGACACTCCAGAGAAATTTTGAAAAGATTGGGTGATGGTGGAAAGTTGTTCGCGTTTGATCAAGATGAGGATGCCCTGCAAAATGCATTGGATGATGATAGGTTTCAATTGATCAACCAAAACTTTCGCTACCTCAAACAATATTTAAAGTTCTATGGAATTCGGAAAGTTGATGGAATCTTGGCGGATTTTGGGGTTTCCTCCCATCAGTTCGATGAGGCTGACCGCGGTTTCTCCATTCGGTTCAATGCAGATTTGGACATGCGAATGGACAGAAGCAATCAATTGACGGCCTTTCAGGTGGTGAACACCTATTCCCAAGAAGATTTAGCGTCGGTACTTTTTCAGTATGGCGAGCTGCGAAATACAAATGCCATGGCCAAGACCATTGTTTTGGCACGGTCTGATGAGCCCATCAAAACAACTGATGATTTGAAAAAGGTTTTGAGTAGGTTTTTGCCAAAAATGAAAGAGAACAAAATCTTGGCTCAAATCTATCAGGCTATCAGGATAGAGGTAAACCAAGAAATAGCCGTGCTCAAAGAATTTTTGGAACAAGTGCCGGAGATGTTGAACAAAGGGGGTAGGTTGAGTTTGATCAGTTACCATTCCTTGGAAGATAGATTGGCAAAGCGCTTTATCCGTGCAGGGAAGTTCGACGGCGAACCGGAGAAGGATTTTTATGGGAACATCAATGTTCCTTTAAAAAAAGTTGGGAAGTTGATTACGCCATCAGCAGAAGAAATAGCCAATAACAATAGAGCAAGAAGTGCAAAGCTCCGCATTGCGGAAAAAATATAAAGAGGAGGTTGAAATGTCATCTTGAGCTGTCACCCTGAGCGCAGACGAAGGGCCAGTCGAAAGATGGAGTGTGGATGGATTCCCGTCTGCACGGGAATGACAAAAGGAACACAAAATGAGAAAAGGATTACTGGACATATTAAAAGGAAGGTTTTTGATAAGCGGTGACGCTCCCAAAAACTGGATGTTTTTATTGTTTGCCTCTTTCTTGGCGGCTTTAATGATTTCCAGCAGCCATAATGCCGATAGAAAAGTATTGGAGATTGCGGAGTTGAACGAGGAAGTGCGAAAACTTAAGAGTGAGTTTTTTGAAGCCCGGTCCAGTGTGCAGCAACTTAAATTGGAATCAACCTTACGGGAGGTGGTGGCTGAAAAAGGATTGGTGCCATCGGAAAACCCTCCAAGAAAAATAAAAGTTAAATCAGCGGAATAGTGGCCATTACCGAAAAAAATATCATGAACAGACTGTACCTCGTTGCTGGGGGGCTACTTGTGTTGGCCATTGCCGTTGTGGTGAAGTTGGTGGATATTCAAATGGTGGAAGGCGAAAAATACAAGGAGTTGGCCTTGAGCCAAACCGAGAAGATGTTTACCATTGAGCCCAATCGTGGCAATCTTTATTCAGAGGATGGTAGTTTATTGGCTGCATCCGTACCTAAATATGAAATCAGGTTTGACGCCCAGACTGTTTCACAAGAAAACTTTCAGGATAATGTGGCCGCCTTGTCGGATTCCTTGGGCGTACTCTTCAATAGGCCATCTTCTTACTACAGACAGTTGTTCCGAAAGGCGAGGGCGAACGGTAATCGTTACAAATTGGTAGCCCGCAATGTAGGGTATCTGGACTATGTACGCATCAAGCAGTTTCCATTGTTCAACCTTGGGCCATACAAGGGTGGATTTATCGAAACCCATCGAGTGGTTCGTGAATACCCATTGGGTAAAATGGCTGCAAGAAGCATTGGTTACGAGCGCGTGGACGAAAACGGATACTATACTAGAGTTGGATTGGATGGTGCTTTTGGAGAATCCTATTTGCGCGGTAAGGAAGGAAAGCGATTAAAGCAAAAAATAGCCAAGGGACAATGGAAGCCTGTTGGTTTGGATAATATTGTTGAGCCCCAAGATGGGTTGGACGTGGTTTCGACCATCGACATCAATATTCAAGATATAGCCCACCATGAATTGTTGAGGCAATTGGAAAAATACAAGGCCGATCATGGATGTGTGGTGGTGATGGAAACCAAAACCGGTGAGATTAAGGCCATTTCCAATCTGGGAAGGACGTCCGAGGGCAAATATTACGAGAAATTAAACTATGCCGTGGGTGAATCCCATGAACCAGGTTCCACTTTTAAATTGATGTCCTTAGTGGCCGCTCTGGAAGATAAAGTGGTCGATACCAGCACTGTGATTGACACCGAAAAAGGGAGATACCGGATTTATGATGGGGTTGTAAAGGATACAAAATGGGGAGGGTACGGAAAGATTACTTTATCCAAAGCTTTTGCGGTATCATCAAACACGGCTTTTGCTAGAATCATCAATAAAAATTACAAGGAGCAACCAGAAAAATTCGTGAACCGTCTCATGAACATGGGACTTCATAAAAAATTGGATTTACCGATTATAGGTGAGGGCGACCCGGTAATCCGTTACCCCGGTGACAAAGGTTGGTCGGGAATTTCCCTAGGTTGGATGTCGCACGGTTACGAAGTGTCGTTGACTCCGATTCAGACCTTGGCTTTCTACAATGCCATTGCCAATGATGGCGAGTATGTAAAACCCCGTTTGATCCAAGAAGTGCGTGAAGGCAACAAGGTGTTGAAGCGATTCGATAAGGAAGTGTTGAACTCTTCCATCTGTTCCAAAGAAACCGTAAAAAAGGCGCAACAATTATTAAAGGATGTAGTTGAGAAAGATTATGGAACTGGACACAGGATGTATTCCAAAAACTTTTCCATGGCAGGAAAGACGGGTACCACACAAAAGAACTATGTGGAAAAGAATCCCGATAAGTTGGCATATATCTCATCATTTGCAGGGTACTTTCCAGCAGACAATCCAAAATATTCGTGCATCGTGGTGATTCATGAACCTGATAAGGAAGAAGGATATTACGGAGCCGATGTTTCCGGTCCGGTATTCAAATCCATGGCACAAAAAATTCATGCTATTTCACCTATGGTGGATGAAGTGGACATCAAAACTATTGAAGATAAGGACTTGGAGAAACAGTACCAACAATACTATGCACAAGTTCAAAAAAAATACAATACCGTGCCCAACGTAAAGGGCATGAGCGGTATGGATGCCGTTTCCCTATTGGAAAATCTGGGAATTGAAGTAGAAGTGCACGGCAATGGAAAAGTGAAGAATCAGTCGGTAAACCAAGGGACCAATATAAAACAGGTCAAGAAAATAGTATTGCAACTTTCATGAAGTTATTGAAGGACATATTATATGGTGTAAGCCTTTCCGCGGTGAGCGGAGATACCAATGTGATGGTGAACAATGTTCATTTCGATTCCAGAAAAGTGGAGATGGACGATGTGTTTGTTGCCGTTCGTGGTACCGTTACCGATGGACACAAATACATT
It encodes the following:
- the dnaG gene encoding DNA primase encodes the protein MISKTTIDQVYETARLEEVIGDFVQLKKSGSNFKGLSPFTDERTPSFMVSPVKQIWKDFSSGKGGNVVAFLMEHEHFTYPEAIKYLAKKYNIEVEETEQTDEQKEQANERESMYLVSEYAQKYFAETLWNSEPGKAIGLTYFKERGFTDETIKRFGLGYSLDEWEAFTKEALDKGYQLEFLEKTGLTIVKEKAGGENRTFDRFKGRVMFPIHSMSGRVLGFGGRILTNDKKAAKYLNSPESEIYHKSKVLYGIYYAKQAIAKEGNCFLVEGYTDVIQMYQRGVENVVSSSGTALTPEQIRLINRLTKNITVLFDGDAAGLRASLRGIDLILEQGMNVKVCTFPEGEDPDSFAKNNTYEDVVLYLQENSKDFIQFKTSLLAKEAANDPIKRADTVRDIVNSISKIPDRIRQEIYVQECAKIMQISEDVLYNTLAQIDKKHQTEASKKVRKEQKAFEVVKNDAVVEKVDVQYELERKIIEVLLLYGDQKQEFEDLVLKENDEGELVLEPEIVEAKVYEKVYLDLQDDEIELTNGQFKTIYYKLIEKLNEDADFSVSTFLSDLDQETVSQVSSILMEEEQYVLHDWERRDIYPKEKQIGVAQLVGETILTLRCNLIKNRIEKLKERTQDSQGDNTEVLEEIMNYLQLNKLLNAKLNRVLS
- a CDS encoding response regulator transcription factor encodes the protein MIKVLIADNHPIVRLGIRQVLESSSDIEVIADVSTTKELFNTLKTVAPDVVILEMDIPEINGIATLRKMKVDFPDIKTLMYSGQSEDVYALSTIRAGAFGYLSKTADLEYIISAVKKVSEGNMFITNELAQRLAFDEGTQKPRRFFRKLSSREVEVLKLLASGKRNKEVAEGLNLNEKTVSTYKARLMKKLNVDNLVDLLQQAKALELY
- the nadE gene encoding NAD(+) synthase produces the protein MQTEKVITHIVDWLKEYAENAKCKGFVIGVSGGIDSAVTSTLCAKTGLDLLCLEMPIHQGENQVTRADKHIDWLIKNFPNVSRQAVNLTPVFDSLVDAFPKVEKEEDRFMSLANTRARLRMTTLYYFAALEGYLVAGTGNKVEDFGVGFYTKYGDGGVDLSPIADLVKTEVYELGRALGVNQDIMEAAPTDGLWGDSRTDEDQIGASYPELEWAMQMDDQGKIANDFSGREKEVFAIYKKYNIANKHKMVPIPICEIPSELK
- the gldB gene encoding gliding motility lipoprotein GldB; translated protein: MKWLLKYFAIPVFRSFVLVMILLFSSCGETDKTKEEIDKVAIDLQISRFDQEFAKATANDIPKLKAKYPYLFPEQFPDSVWVAKLTDTLQVELSNEVAKAFGNFEQESKDLESLFKHIEYYFPETETPHVVTLTSDVRYDSRVILADSLLLIGLDNYLGEDHHFYEGIQRYIAASLDKKFLTSDVVSAFSKKVLAYPRNRTLLSRMVYYGKELYLKDKLIPLATDAQKIGYSEEEMEWAKANEEQMWKYFVERELMYSTDTGLDRKFLDPAPFTKFGLELDNESPPRLGRYMGWQIVRAFMEKTDTDLKQMLNLPADEILKKSNYKPK
- the gldC gene encoding gliding motility protein GldC, whose protein sequence is MAVEHTSEITLTVGLDENRVPEELKWSAQDGGINEEEAKAMMLSVWDSKNQESLKIDLWTKDMPVDEMKVFFHQTLVTMADTFFKATQDEKMTATMKDFCDYFAEKLELKK
- a CDS encoding pirin family protein, whose amino-acid sequence is MKSVLHKATTRGHADHGWLNSHHTFSFAGYNDPERMHFGVLRVLNDDQVAPGRGFGTHPHDNMEIISIPLEGDLEHKDSMGNTTTIKEGDVQVMSAGAGIQHSEYNKNADQEVKFLQIWVFPNKRNVEPRYDQISIREIEKENAFYQVLSPNPDDEGVWVHQDAWFHLGNFQAGATDTYQIKKEGNGVYAFVLEGEVEINRQKLEKRDGFGLWETDSFDFKSNTNSRVLLMEVPMSLSQTGR
- the yihA gene encoding ribosome biogenesis GTP-binding protein YihA/YsxC, which codes for MKITSAEFVMSNSNVAKCPNEPLPEYAFIGRSNVGKSSLINMLVERKALAKTSGRPGKTQLINHFKINNNWFLVDLPGYGYAKVSKKDKRTFQKYITEYFQKRKQLVCGFVLVDIRHEPQPVDLEFMEWLGTNQIPFAIIFTKADKLKPSVIEKQANTYLQKLLECAWEEVPPHFTTSSTNRMGKEELLEFIDGINQEFFQSNK
- a CDS encoding alpha/beta fold hydrolase; protein product: MEEHLIEDGKYRYIEKGEGTPMIILHGLMGGLSNFQGVSEYFPPKGYQVLIPELPIYDMPLLKTTVKNFATFLEGFIEHKGLKDVILLGNSLGGHIGLLHTKMFPEMVKALVITGSSGLYESAMGDGYPKRGDYEFIKKKAEDVFYDPKVATKEIVDEVFATVNNRMKLVKTLAIAKSAIRHNMSKDLPHMNTPTCIIWGENDTVTPPNVAKEFHELLPDSDLYWIEKCGHAPMMEHPNDFNHILEAWLKKRNF